In one Thunnus maccoyii chromosome 12, fThuMac1.1, whole genome shotgun sequence genomic region, the following are encoded:
- the LOC121907904 gene encoding collagen alpha-4(IV) chain-like isoform X2 — MRSSPTVVTWCTLRWILVLVIFVQQLNAGRIEGPCQGRDCSVCRCLPSKGARGAPGKPGKQGPKGPMGQIGYEGLSGEKGRMGEYGSPGPVGPRGERGKTGAPGFHGNNGLSGHPGAGGEPGLPGLDGCNGTRGLLGIPGIHGSDGFDGPPGSPGPKGIKGEPLYIFLGHTGDPGLDGERGLPGRKGDTGPKGFTGPTGPSGREGLKGAKGVRGPPGDPGRSLPGIEGDDGEQGPPGLQGPEEVIEFPPQILPPAGHKGEQGLPGPCGPKGISGASRDYNGIKGEQGILGFPGIRGTPGFPGRDGPTGPEGVHGEKGLPGLIGRPGLKGYQGDPGLPGPPGYLNENGLVRGAKGERGKPGTSGPPGDPGYMGLPGPSGSPGLPIQGELGLPGPRGPLGPKGLKGEPGIYNNFVIDPLRGPKGTKGQRGHTGVRGPPGRPDYYCEPGYPGDPGDPGPIGSAGNKGLRGIKGCPGECQCGSGGGPIGPPGTPGYPGPPGLPGTQGLKGDPGVEGDEGPRGPQGFQGLAGVKGQKGQKGDSFVIGVKGAKGNQGDPGHSGSHGAQGKPGLDGYPGSAGDPGPPGAGYAGLPGPRGSPGDPGPKGIPGFAGPPGPGFPGSKGLTGFKGNQGHPGLPGIPGPPGPPGEVDQCCHEVEIGPPGPKGEPGSPGSPGDPGRNGLPGNSGSPGPKGIKGDNGGTGRSGPPGPQGLIGDPGDAGPDGISREGPPGHPGKPGPKGKKGSQGDVFTDQPGAPGPPGRPGAVGWKGFPGIPGTPGLPGVQGQPGQPGHKGEQGVSGDPGATGPPGPPCTLCDTREYFGPPGPPGNPGLKGVPGNPGQKGMRGDIGPPGHGWKGQQGLPGRPGVPGPAGPRGTTGPPGDPGSDGWPGQKGERGYPGRAGAPGFPGYPGPPGPRGKQGERGFDGRPGCIGDSGSPGNKGLPGPPGLPGPTDMNVIKGSQGPPGRNGRPGQNGLPGSKGSKGVPGDTGYNGLPGPPGLKGSAGVPGRTGIPGPPGYTGIKGFPGPRGYPGHGGDLGDPGLRGHLGIPGLPGFPGAKGEKGESFGPPGRPGPKGLPGEKGHSAPRGNPGDPGDPGPRGIPGQPGQPGTPGEQGRKGGPGLPGPHGPLGRPGFPGVKGDSGGQGPPGSPGPYGPPGLPGPPGLDGLDGLIGPKGMKGASGKDIPGPPGPVGFPGVKGRKGNPGLPGVILHGSKGLRGPRGPPGNKGLPGEPGFPGIECFPPLRGPCGDTGSEGHPGPPGPPGRQGSPGSSMPCKGDLGPPGPPGLPGCKGDRGPPGPPGTQTCHGFVGPKGERGLPGPIGPQGPRGQKGDPGPWGRKGATGPPGDIGAKGARGDCVKGGFNGRAPKGLPGPPGNLGPMGFNGDEGPPGTPGYKGQKGPVGPMGPPGTPGPPGRDGPVGDAGDVGQKGFTGPQGISGLPGDPGEPGCRGALRSGFLLVIHSQSVQVPQCPDGSSQLWVGYSLVYLEGQEKAHTQDLGQAGSCLSVFSTMPFSYCNKAACHYSSRNDKSYWLSTTAPIPMMPLFDQEISSHISRCVVCETVSPAVAFHSQDQKVPLCPPGWRSLWTGYSFLLHTGAGDEGGGQSLTSSGSCLKDFRTHPFIECQGARGSCHYFANLYSFWLTTVSQTDQFITPRHSTIKAVDKQRRKASQCHVCLRQQ; from the exons ATGAGATCCTCACCAACTGTTGTGACATGGTGCACCCTCAG GTGGATCCTTGTCCTGGTCATCTTTGTGCAGCAGCTCAATGCA GGGCGGATTGAAGGCCCATGTCAAGGTAGAGACTGCTCTGTATGTAGGTGTCTTCCGTCCAAAGGTGCACGG GGGGCTCCAGGTAAGCCAGGAAAGCAAGGACCCAAGGGACCAATGGGACAAATTGGATATGAAGGGCTTTCTGGAGAGAAAGGCAGGATGGGAGAATATGGATCACCTGGCCCAGTCGGGCCCAGAGGAGAGCGC ggCAAGACTGGTGCTCCTGGTTTTCATGGTAATAATGGCTTGTCG GGTCACCCTGGAGCAGGTGGTGAGCCTGGTTTGCCTGGATTGGATGGCTGTAATGGGACAAGGGGTCTACTAGGAATCCCCGGTATTCATGGTTCGGATGGTTTTGATGGGCCGCCG GGATCACCTGGACCTAAAGGAATTAAGGGAGAACCTCTGTACATCTTTCTAGGACATACT GGGGACCCCGGTTTAGATGGAGAACGTGGTCTACCt GGAAGAAAAGGAGACACAGGGCCTAAAGGCTTCACTGGCCCTACTGGACCATCTGGACGTGAg GGCTTGAAAGGAGCTAAAGGTGTAAGAGGACCACCA GGCGACCCTGGAAGATCACTGCCAGGCATTGAGGGTGACGAT GGGGAGCAAGGCCCACCTGGCCTACAAGGACCAGAGGAAGTCATAGAATTTCCTCCACAGATTCTCCCACCCGCTGGTCACAAG GGAGAACAAGGTCTTCCTGGACCATGTGGACCAAAGGGCATAAGT GGTGCGAGCAGAGACTACAATGGAATTAAAGGGGAGCAAGGGATTCTTGGTTTTCCTGGAATTCGG GGTACCCCAGGGTTTCCTGGTAGAGATGGACCAACAGGACCTGAG GGTGTCCATGGAGAGAAAGGACTTCCAGGTCTCATCGGAAGACCTGGACTAAAG GGTTACCAAGGAGATCCAGGTCTCCCAGGTCCCCCTGGATATCTTAATGAGAATGGTCTTGTGAGAG GTGCTAAAGGTGAACGCGGGAAACCTGGAACATCTGGGCCACCAGGTGACCCCGGGTATATGGGCTTGCCTGGACCCTCTGGCTCACCAGGATTACCAATACAAG GGGAGCTGGGTCTGCCTGGTCCTCGAGGGCCCCTCGGCCCTAAAGGCCTAAAAGGAGAGCCAGGAATATATAACAACTTTGTAATCGATCCACTTCGAGGACCAAAGGGAACTAAAGGACAACGCGGACATACAGGTGTCAGAGGCCCCCCTGGTCGTCCAG ATTACTACTGTGAGCCTGGGTATCCAGGGGACCCTGGTGACCCCGGACCTATAGGATCTGCTGGAAACAAAGGGCTCAGAGGaataaaag GTTGTCCAGGGGAATGTCAATGTGGATCTGGTGGGGGCCCCATAGGCCCCCCTGGTACACCTGGTTATCCAGGACCTCCAGGGTTACCTGGAACTCAAGGACTGAAGGGGGACCCAGGAGTGGAAGGAGACGAGGGTCCAAGAGGACCACAG GGATTTCAAGGACTTGCTGGTGTAAAAGGACAGAAGGGTCAGAAAGGGGACTCTTTTGTGATAGGAGTTAAAG GTGCCAAGGGTAACCAAGGAGACCCTGGACATTCTGGTTCTCATGGAGCACAAGGGAAGCCAGGACTGGATGGCTACCCTGGCTCTGCAGGAGACCCTGGACCACCA GGTGCTGGATATGCAGGATTACCTGGTCCCAGAGGTAGCCCTGGTGATCCTGGACCCAAAGGGATTCCGGGGTTTGCGGGCCCCCCAGGTCCTGGTTTTCCAGGCTCCAAGGGGCTGACTGGATTTAAAGGAAATCAGGGACATCCTGGCCTTCCAGGAATTCCTGGACCACCAGGTCCTCCAG GTGAAGTTGACCAATGCTGTCATGAGGTTGAGATTGGACCACCTGGTCCTAAGGGTGAGCCAGGTTCACCAG GGAGTCCAGGTGATCCAGGAAGAAATGGTCTCCCAGGAAACTCAGGATCCCCAGGCCCTAAAGGCATAAAAGGAGATAATGGCGGGACTGGAAGAAGTGGACCGCCAG GACCTCAGGGTTTAATTGGAGATCCAGGTGATGCTGGTCCTGATGGAATTTCCCGGGAAGGCCCTCCAGGCCATCCTGGTAAACCAGGACCCAAAGGCAAGAAGGGTTCCCAAGGAGATGTCTTCACTGACCAACCAGGTGCTCCTGGCCCACCTGGCCGCCCTGGGGCTGTGGGGTGGAAGGGATTTCCTGGCATTCCTGGAACCCCTGGGCTTCCAG GTGTACAAGGCCAACCTGGACAACCAGGCCATAAAGGAGAACAAGGAGTCAGTGGTGACCCTGGTGCCACTGGTCCCCCAGGCCCACCCTGCACTTTGTGTGACACAAGAGAGTATTTTGGCCCTCCAGGACCTCCAGGAAACCCTGGACTGAAGGGGGTACCAG GCAACCCTGGTCAGAAGGGTATGAGGGGAGATATAGGTCCACCTGGCCATGGATGGAAGGGTCAACAAGGTTTACCTGGCCGTCCTGGTGTGCCAGGGCCAGCTGGACCAAGAGGCACCACTGGCCCCCCAGGAGATCCTGGGAGTGATGGCTGGCCAGGACAGAAAG GCGAAAGGGGGTACCCTGGCAGGGCTGGGGCCCCAGGTTTTCCAGGTTATCCTGGACCTCCAGGACCCAGAGGGAAACAGGGGGAGAGAGGCTTTGATGGTCGCCCAGGTTGCATAGGAGACTCAGGATCGCCTGGTAATAAAG GGTTACCTGGTCCCCCAGGATTACCAGGACCAACAGACATGAATGTAATAAAAGGTTCACAAGGACCACCTGGGAGAAACGGGCGACCAGGCCAAAATGGACTTCCAG GCTCAAAGGGCTCAAAAGGAGTGCCAGGCGATACAGGGTATAATGGATTGCCTGGTCCACCAGGGTTAAAGGGGAGTGCTGGTGTTCCAGGCAGGACAGGAATACCAGGACCTCCTGGTTATACTGGAATTAAAGGTTTCCCTGGTCCAAGGGGATATCCTGGGCATGGTGGAGATCTG GGTGATCCAGGGCTTAGAGGACATCTGGGAATCCCAGGGCTACCAGGATTTCCAGGTGCCAAAG GTGAGAAAGGTGAATCTTTTGGACCACCAGGTCGACCTGGACCCAAAGGACTTCCAGGGGAGAAAGGACACAGTG CACCAAGAGGGAATCCAGGAGATCCAGGTGATCCTGGCCCCAGGGGAATCCCAGGACAACCTGGACAACCAGGCACCCCTGGAGAACAGGGAAGAAAAGGTGGACCAG GTCTCCCTGGGCCTCATGGTCCATTAGGTCGTCCAGGTTTTCCAGGTGTGAAAGGTGATAGTGGAGGTCAGGGACCACCTGGCTCACCTGGCCCATATGGACCTCCAG GGCTCCCTGGACCCCCAGGTCTGGATGGACTGGATGGTCTTATAGGTCCAAAAGGGATGAAAGGAGCAAGTG GCAAAGATATCCCTGGCCCTCCAGGACCAGTTGGTTTTCCTGGAGTCAAAGGTCGTAAGGGCAACCCAGGGCTTCCAGGAGTCATTTTGCACGGATCAAAAGGCCTGAGGGGCCCGAGGGGCCCGCCTGGCAACAAAG GTCTCCCAGGTGAACCTGGATTCCCTGGAATAGAATGTTTCCCGCCTTTGCGTGGACCGTGCGGAGATACAGGATCAGAAGGACATCCGGGACCCccag GTCCTCCTGGGAGGCAAGGATCTCCAGGCAGCAGCATGCCCTGCAAAGGAGACCTAGGACCACCTGGTCCACCTGGGTTACCAGGCTGTAAAGGAGATAGGGGCCCTCCAGGACCTCCTGGTACTCAGACCTGCCACGGATTTGTAGGACCAAAGG GTGAGAGGGGTCTGCCTGGTCCCATAGGTCCTCAAGGACCAAGAGGTCAGAAAGGTGACCCTGGGCCCTGGGGTCGCAAAGGAGCAACTGGCCCACCTGGAGACATTG GTGCTAAGGGTGCCCGTGGTGATTGTGTCAAGGGAGGGTTCAACGGGAGAGCTCCCAAAGGATTACCAGGACCACCTGGTAACCTAGGACCCATGGGATTCAATGGCGATGAGGGTCCTCCTGGGACTCCAGGATATAAAG GACAGAAGGGTCCTGTAGGTCCTATGGGCCCGCCTGGCACACCAGGTCCTCCTGGTCGTGATGGTCCTGTTGGAGATGCAGGAGATGTTGGCCAGAAAGGATTTACCGGACCTCAAG GTATCTCAGGTCTACCTGGTGATCCAGGTGAGCCAGGCTGTAGGGGGGCATTGAGGTCAGGCTTCCTGTTGGTTATCCACAGCCAGTCAGTTCAGGTGCCACAGTGCCCTGACGGCAGCAGTCAGCTTTGGGTGGGCTACAGTCTGGTCTATCTGGAGGGACAAGAGAAGGCTCATACACAAGACTTGG GCCAGGCTGGATCTTGCCTGTCTGTATTTTCCACCATGCCTTTCTCGTACTGCAACAAAGCTGCCTGTCACTACTCTAGTCGCAACGACAAATCCTATTGGCTCTCCACCACTGCTCCCATACCTATGATGCCACTCTTTGACCAGGAGATTAGTTCCCACATCAGCCGCTGTGTGGTGTGTGAGACAGTTTCGCCTGCAGTGGCTTTTCACAGCCAGGATCAAAAAGTCCCTTTATGCCCACCTGGCTGGAGGAGTCTGTGGACAGGATACTCTTTCCTCCTG CATACAGGAGCAGGTGATGAGGGTGGTGGCCAGTCTCTGACCTCTTCTGGTAGCTGCCTTAAAGACTTCCGAACTCACCCCTTCATAGAGTGCCAGGGTGCGCGGGGTTCCTGTCACTACTTTGCCAACCTCTACAGTTTTTGGCTGACTACTGTTAGTCAGACAGATCAGTTTATCACCCCGAGACATAGCACCATCAAAGCAGTCGACAAACAGCGACGCAAGGCTAGTCAGTGTCATGTCTGCCTCAGACAACAGTAA
- the LOC121907904 gene encoding collagen alpha-4(IV) chain-like isoform X1 codes for MRSSPTVVTWCTLRWILVLVIFVQQLNAGRIEGPCQGRDCSVCRCLPSKGARGAPGKPGKQGPKGPMGQIGYEGLSGEKGRMGEYGSPGPVGPRGERGKTGAPGFHGNNGLSGHPGAGGEPGLPGLDGCNGTRGLLGIPGIHGSDGFDGPPGSPGPKGIKGEPLYIFLGHTGDPGLDGERGLPGRKGDTGPKGFTGPTGPSGREGLKGAKGVRGPPGDPGRSLPGIEGDDGEQGPPGLQGPEEVIEFPPQILPPAGHKGEQGLPGPCGPKGISGASRDYNGIKGEQGILGFPGIRGTPGFPGRDGPTGPEGVHGEKGLPGLIGRPGLKGYQGDPGLPGPPGYLNENGLVRGAKGERGKPGTSGPPGDPGYMGLPGPSGSPGLPIQGELGLPGPRGPLGPKGLKGEPGIYNNFVIDPLRGPKGTKGQRGHTGVRGPPGRPGCGDYYCEPGYPGDPGDPGPIGSAGNKGLRGIKGCPGECQCGSGGGPIGPPGTPGYPGPPGLPGTQGLKGDPGVEGDEGPRGPQGFQGLAGVKGQKGQKGDSFVIGVKGAKGNQGDPGHSGSHGAQGKPGLDGYPGSAGDPGPPGAGYAGLPGPRGSPGDPGPKGIPGFAGPPGPGFPGSKGLTGFKGNQGHPGLPGIPGPPGPPGEVDQCCHEVEIGPPGPKGEPGSPGSPGDPGRNGLPGNSGSPGPKGIKGDNGGTGRSGPPGPQGLIGDPGDAGPDGISREGPPGHPGKPGPKGKKGSQGDVFTDQPGAPGPPGRPGAVGWKGFPGIPGTPGLPGVQGQPGQPGHKGEQGVSGDPGATGPPGPPCTLCDTREYFGPPGPPGNPGLKGVPGNPGQKGMRGDIGPPGHGWKGQQGLPGRPGVPGPAGPRGTTGPPGDPGSDGWPGQKGERGYPGRAGAPGFPGYPGPPGPRGKQGERGFDGRPGCIGDSGSPGNKGLPGPPGLPGPTDMNVIKGSQGPPGRNGRPGQNGLPGSKGSKGVPGDTGYNGLPGPPGLKGSAGVPGRTGIPGPPGYTGIKGFPGPRGYPGHGGDLGDPGLRGHLGIPGLPGFPGAKGEKGESFGPPGRPGPKGLPGEKGHSAPRGNPGDPGDPGPRGIPGQPGQPGTPGEQGRKGGPGLPGPHGPLGRPGFPGVKGDSGGQGPPGSPGPYGPPGLPGPPGLDGLDGLIGPKGMKGASGKDIPGPPGPVGFPGVKGRKGNPGLPGVILHGSKGLRGPRGPPGNKGLPGEPGFPGIECFPPLRGPCGDTGSEGHPGPPGPPGRQGSPGSSMPCKGDLGPPGPPGLPGCKGDRGPPGPPGTQTCHGFVGPKGERGLPGPIGPQGPRGQKGDPGPWGRKGATGPPGDIGAKGARGDCVKGGFNGRAPKGLPGPPGNLGPMGFNGDEGPPGTPGYKGQKGPVGPMGPPGTPGPPGRDGPVGDAGDVGQKGFTGPQGISGLPGDPGEPGCRGALRSGFLLVIHSQSVQVPQCPDGSSQLWVGYSLVYLEGQEKAHTQDLGQAGSCLSVFSTMPFSYCNKAACHYSSRNDKSYWLSTTAPIPMMPLFDQEISSHISRCVVCETVSPAVAFHSQDQKVPLCPPGWRSLWTGYSFLLHTGAGDEGGGQSLTSSGSCLKDFRTHPFIECQGARGSCHYFANLYSFWLTTVSQTDQFITPRHSTIKAVDKQRRKASQCHVCLRQQ; via the exons ATGAGATCCTCACCAACTGTTGTGACATGGTGCACCCTCAG GTGGATCCTTGTCCTGGTCATCTTTGTGCAGCAGCTCAATGCA GGGCGGATTGAAGGCCCATGTCAAGGTAGAGACTGCTCTGTATGTAGGTGTCTTCCGTCCAAAGGTGCACGG GGGGCTCCAGGTAAGCCAGGAAAGCAAGGACCCAAGGGACCAATGGGACAAATTGGATATGAAGGGCTTTCTGGAGAGAAAGGCAGGATGGGAGAATATGGATCACCTGGCCCAGTCGGGCCCAGAGGAGAGCGC ggCAAGACTGGTGCTCCTGGTTTTCATGGTAATAATGGCTTGTCG GGTCACCCTGGAGCAGGTGGTGAGCCTGGTTTGCCTGGATTGGATGGCTGTAATGGGACAAGGGGTCTACTAGGAATCCCCGGTATTCATGGTTCGGATGGTTTTGATGGGCCGCCG GGATCACCTGGACCTAAAGGAATTAAGGGAGAACCTCTGTACATCTTTCTAGGACATACT GGGGACCCCGGTTTAGATGGAGAACGTGGTCTACCt GGAAGAAAAGGAGACACAGGGCCTAAAGGCTTCACTGGCCCTACTGGACCATCTGGACGTGAg GGCTTGAAAGGAGCTAAAGGTGTAAGAGGACCACCA GGCGACCCTGGAAGATCACTGCCAGGCATTGAGGGTGACGAT GGGGAGCAAGGCCCACCTGGCCTACAAGGACCAGAGGAAGTCATAGAATTTCCTCCACAGATTCTCCCACCCGCTGGTCACAAG GGAGAACAAGGTCTTCCTGGACCATGTGGACCAAAGGGCATAAGT GGTGCGAGCAGAGACTACAATGGAATTAAAGGGGAGCAAGGGATTCTTGGTTTTCCTGGAATTCGG GGTACCCCAGGGTTTCCTGGTAGAGATGGACCAACAGGACCTGAG GGTGTCCATGGAGAGAAAGGACTTCCAGGTCTCATCGGAAGACCTGGACTAAAG GGTTACCAAGGAGATCCAGGTCTCCCAGGTCCCCCTGGATATCTTAATGAGAATGGTCTTGTGAGAG GTGCTAAAGGTGAACGCGGGAAACCTGGAACATCTGGGCCACCAGGTGACCCCGGGTATATGGGCTTGCCTGGACCCTCTGGCTCACCAGGATTACCAATACAAG GGGAGCTGGGTCTGCCTGGTCCTCGAGGGCCCCTCGGCCCTAAAGGCCTAAAAGGAGAGCCAGGAATATATAACAACTTTGTAATCGATCCACTTCGAGGACCAAAGGGAACTAAAGGACAACGCGGACATACAGGTGTCAGAGGCCCCCCTGGTCGTCCAG GGTGTGGAG ATTACTACTGTGAGCCTGGGTATCCAGGGGACCCTGGTGACCCCGGACCTATAGGATCTGCTGGAAACAAAGGGCTCAGAGGaataaaag GTTGTCCAGGGGAATGTCAATGTGGATCTGGTGGGGGCCCCATAGGCCCCCCTGGTACACCTGGTTATCCAGGACCTCCAGGGTTACCTGGAACTCAAGGACTGAAGGGGGACCCAGGAGTGGAAGGAGACGAGGGTCCAAGAGGACCACAG GGATTTCAAGGACTTGCTGGTGTAAAAGGACAGAAGGGTCAGAAAGGGGACTCTTTTGTGATAGGAGTTAAAG GTGCCAAGGGTAACCAAGGAGACCCTGGACATTCTGGTTCTCATGGAGCACAAGGGAAGCCAGGACTGGATGGCTACCCTGGCTCTGCAGGAGACCCTGGACCACCA GGTGCTGGATATGCAGGATTACCTGGTCCCAGAGGTAGCCCTGGTGATCCTGGACCCAAAGGGATTCCGGGGTTTGCGGGCCCCCCAGGTCCTGGTTTTCCAGGCTCCAAGGGGCTGACTGGATTTAAAGGAAATCAGGGACATCCTGGCCTTCCAGGAATTCCTGGACCACCAGGTCCTCCAG GTGAAGTTGACCAATGCTGTCATGAGGTTGAGATTGGACCACCTGGTCCTAAGGGTGAGCCAGGTTCACCAG GGAGTCCAGGTGATCCAGGAAGAAATGGTCTCCCAGGAAACTCAGGATCCCCAGGCCCTAAAGGCATAAAAGGAGATAATGGCGGGACTGGAAGAAGTGGACCGCCAG GACCTCAGGGTTTAATTGGAGATCCAGGTGATGCTGGTCCTGATGGAATTTCCCGGGAAGGCCCTCCAGGCCATCCTGGTAAACCAGGACCCAAAGGCAAGAAGGGTTCCCAAGGAGATGTCTTCACTGACCAACCAGGTGCTCCTGGCCCACCTGGCCGCCCTGGGGCTGTGGGGTGGAAGGGATTTCCTGGCATTCCTGGAACCCCTGGGCTTCCAG GTGTACAAGGCCAACCTGGACAACCAGGCCATAAAGGAGAACAAGGAGTCAGTGGTGACCCTGGTGCCACTGGTCCCCCAGGCCCACCCTGCACTTTGTGTGACACAAGAGAGTATTTTGGCCCTCCAGGACCTCCAGGAAACCCTGGACTGAAGGGGGTACCAG GCAACCCTGGTCAGAAGGGTATGAGGGGAGATATAGGTCCACCTGGCCATGGATGGAAGGGTCAACAAGGTTTACCTGGCCGTCCTGGTGTGCCAGGGCCAGCTGGACCAAGAGGCACCACTGGCCCCCCAGGAGATCCTGGGAGTGATGGCTGGCCAGGACAGAAAG GCGAAAGGGGGTACCCTGGCAGGGCTGGGGCCCCAGGTTTTCCAGGTTATCCTGGACCTCCAGGACCCAGAGGGAAACAGGGGGAGAGAGGCTTTGATGGTCGCCCAGGTTGCATAGGAGACTCAGGATCGCCTGGTAATAAAG GGTTACCTGGTCCCCCAGGATTACCAGGACCAACAGACATGAATGTAATAAAAGGTTCACAAGGACCACCTGGGAGAAACGGGCGACCAGGCCAAAATGGACTTCCAG GCTCAAAGGGCTCAAAAGGAGTGCCAGGCGATACAGGGTATAATGGATTGCCTGGTCCACCAGGGTTAAAGGGGAGTGCTGGTGTTCCAGGCAGGACAGGAATACCAGGACCTCCTGGTTATACTGGAATTAAAGGTTTCCCTGGTCCAAGGGGATATCCTGGGCATGGTGGAGATCTG GGTGATCCAGGGCTTAGAGGACATCTGGGAATCCCAGGGCTACCAGGATTTCCAGGTGCCAAAG GTGAGAAAGGTGAATCTTTTGGACCACCAGGTCGACCTGGACCCAAAGGACTTCCAGGGGAGAAAGGACACAGTG CACCAAGAGGGAATCCAGGAGATCCAGGTGATCCTGGCCCCAGGGGAATCCCAGGACAACCTGGACAACCAGGCACCCCTGGAGAACAGGGAAGAAAAGGTGGACCAG GTCTCCCTGGGCCTCATGGTCCATTAGGTCGTCCAGGTTTTCCAGGTGTGAAAGGTGATAGTGGAGGTCAGGGACCACCTGGCTCACCTGGCCCATATGGACCTCCAG GGCTCCCTGGACCCCCAGGTCTGGATGGACTGGATGGTCTTATAGGTCCAAAAGGGATGAAAGGAGCAAGTG GCAAAGATATCCCTGGCCCTCCAGGACCAGTTGGTTTTCCTGGAGTCAAAGGTCGTAAGGGCAACCCAGGGCTTCCAGGAGTCATTTTGCACGGATCAAAAGGCCTGAGGGGCCCGAGGGGCCCGCCTGGCAACAAAG GTCTCCCAGGTGAACCTGGATTCCCTGGAATAGAATGTTTCCCGCCTTTGCGTGGACCGTGCGGAGATACAGGATCAGAAGGACATCCGGGACCCccag GTCCTCCTGGGAGGCAAGGATCTCCAGGCAGCAGCATGCCCTGCAAAGGAGACCTAGGACCACCTGGTCCACCTGGGTTACCAGGCTGTAAAGGAGATAGGGGCCCTCCAGGACCTCCTGGTACTCAGACCTGCCACGGATTTGTAGGACCAAAGG GTGAGAGGGGTCTGCCTGGTCCCATAGGTCCTCAAGGACCAAGAGGTCAGAAAGGTGACCCTGGGCCCTGGGGTCGCAAAGGAGCAACTGGCCCACCTGGAGACATTG GTGCTAAGGGTGCCCGTGGTGATTGTGTCAAGGGAGGGTTCAACGGGAGAGCTCCCAAAGGATTACCAGGACCACCTGGTAACCTAGGACCCATGGGATTCAATGGCGATGAGGGTCCTCCTGGGACTCCAGGATATAAAG GACAGAAGGGTCCTGTAGGTCCTATGGGCCCGCCTGGCACACCAGGTCCTCCTGGTCGTGATGGTCCTGTTGGAGATGCAGGAGATGTTGGCCAGAAAGGATTTACCGGACCTCAAG GTATCTCAGGTCTACCTGGTGATCCAGGTGAGCCAGGCTGTAGGGGGGCATTGAGGTCAGGCTTCCTGTTGGTTATCCACAGCCAGTCAGTTCAGGTGCCACAGTGCCCTGACGGCAGCAGTCAGCTTTGGGTGGGCTACAGTCTGGTCTATCTGGAGGGACAAGAGAAGGCTCATACACAAGACTTGG GCCAGGCTGGATCTTGCCTGTCTGTATTTTCCACCATGCCTTTCTCGTACTGCAACAAAGCTGCCTGTCACTACTCTAGTCGCAACGACAAATCCTATTGGCTCTCCACCACTGCTCCCATACCTATGATGCCACTCTTTGACCAGGAGATTAGTTCCCACATCAGCCGCTGTGTGGTGTGTGAGACAGTTTCGCCTGCAGTGGCTTTTCACAGCCAGGATCAAAAAGTCCCTTTATGCCCACCTGGCTGGAGGAGTCTGTGGACAGGATACTCTTTCCTCCTG CATACAGGAGCAGGTGATGAGGGTGGTGGCCAGTCTCTGACCTCTTCTGGTAGCTGCCTTAAAGACTTCCGAACTCACCCCTTCATAGAGTGCCAGGGTGCGCGGGGTTCCTGTCACTACTTTGCCAACCTCTACAGTTTTTGGCTGACTACTGTTAGTCAGACAGATCAGTTTATCACCCCGAGACATAGCACCATCAAAGCAGTCGACAAACAGCGACGCAAGGCTAGTCAGTGTCATGTCTGCCTCAGACAACAGTAA